The proteins below come from a single Tachysurus fulvidraco isolate hzauxx_2018 chromosome 26, HZAU_PFXX_2.0, whole genome shotgun sequence genomic window:
- the ncf1 gene encoding neutrophil cytosol factor 1 isoform X1 yields MAELYVQHIELLGFEKRFYPSQHYVYMIMVKWSDLSEKLIYRKYPEIHIFHKSLKEMFPIEAGDIDPKDRIIPSLPAPKWLDSQKSAETRQGTLSEYFQTLLNLHPKISHCQLVRDFFKVRPDDESPPAAHLQKRNETFVLSRDRARTTTSEITGPIMLETYRVIADYSKTSKYELNLKAGDLVDIVEKSSNGWWFCQCETQRGWAPASYLEPLDQPEESEEEEPNYAGELYKTTKAYKAVEEDEISLEVGEIVEVIHKLLDGWWVVRKGEETGHYPSMFLWSTGERKEVEAVISPSNRNTPPPRRSTIRNAQSIHAKGRQRISQDTYRRQSRKFLQQRGRLPSQPRKNSKSVAEENPEDNAKEAALKEKAKKTPTIPPRPSHELIMERCTENTRKRVSIHAN; encoded by the exons ATGGCAGAACTATATGTGCAACACATAGAGCTTTTGGGCTTTGAGAAAAGGTTTTATCCAAGCCAGCATTAT GTGTACATGATCATGGTGAAATGGAGCGATCTGTCGGAAAAACTGATCTACAGAAAATATCCAGAAATTCATATTTTTCAC AAATCTCTGAAGGAGATGTTCCCAATCGAGGCAGGTGACATCGATCCTAAAGATCGTATAATTCCATCTTTGCCAG CTCCAAAATGGCTCGACAGCCAGAAGTCAGCCGAGACTAGACAAGGGACTCTGTCGGAATACTTTCAAACACTGCTTAACCTGCATCCAAAGATCTCCCACTGTCAGCTAGTCAGAGACTTCTTTAAAGTACGGCCAGATGATGAGAGTCCACCAGCTGCTCACCT ACAAAAACGTAACGAGACCTTTGTCCTGTCCAGGGATAGAGCAAGGACAACCACCTCTG AAATCACAGGTCCAATCATGCTGGAAACCTACAGAGTGATTGCAGATTACAGCAAAACCTCAAAATATGAGCTCAACCTGAAAGCAGGAGATTTAGTGGACATTGTAGAGAAAAGTTCCAATG gtTGGTGGTTCTGCCAGTGTGAAACACAGAGAGGATGGGCTCCAGCCTCCTATCTAGAACCACTAGATCAACCTGAAGAGTCTGAGGAGGAGGAACCCAATTATGCAG GAGAGCTGTACAAAACCACAAAAGCCTACAAAGCAGTGGAGGAAGATGAGATCAGCCTGGAGGTTGGAGAAATCGTTGAGGTCATCCATAAGCTACTGGATGGCTGGTGGGTGGTCAG gaaaggagaggagacaGGGCACTACCCCTCCATGTTCCTTTGGAGTactggagaaagaaaggaagtggaGGCTGTAATTAGCCCTTCCAACAGGAACACTCCACCACCCAGGAG ATCGACTATACGCAACGCCCAGAGCATCCATGCCAAAGGTCGCCAACGAATCAGCCAAGACACATACCGCAGACAGAGTCGCAAATTCTTACAGCAGCGAGGGAGACTCCCGTCCCAGCCGAGGAAAAACTCCAAATCTGTGGCAGAGGAAAATCCAG AAGACAATGCAAAAGAAGCTGCCCTAAAAGAAAAGGCAAAGAAAACCCCAACCATACCTCCAAGGCCTAGCCATGAGCTCATTATGGAGCGCTGCACGGAGAACACACGCAAGAGAGTCAGCATCCATGCCAACTGA
- the rcc1l gene encoding RCC1-like G exchanging factor-like protein, which produces MAFICSRFRVRSGVVLSYRLFSSVAKSRDREARDEVPVFRYVGERRKPSEKVFVWGFSYTGALGIPSFVVPDSGRKKPRKYQLTPYRLDTEQKISSAACGYGFTLLASKTKDITKVWGMGLNKDSQLGFQRTQHDRHKSYEYVLEPSAVSLPLENPQETRVLQVSCGRAHSLVLTDSEGVFSMGNNAYGQCGRKIIEDEVYSASHVVHKIEGFDSRVIQVVCGQDHSLFLNESGSVYACGWGADGQTGLGHHNKSALPVRVGGDLEGVRVQQVTTYGDCSLAVSEEGHVFGWGNSEYRQLASVTDTTQVSSPRLLPLKGVGKVTQAACGGTQVAVLNEDGEVFVWGYGILGKGPNLSEAETPEKVPSTLFGKSEFNPMVKVSHIRCGLNHFAAITDCGELFVWGKNVRGCLGIGKRDDQYFPWRVTVPGHVVDVACGVDHMVALVKSLI; this is translated from the exons ATGGCGTTCATTTGTTCTCGTTTTCGTGTTCGATCGGGAGTTGTTTTGAGCTACCGTTTATTTTCCTCTGTAGCGAAAAGCAGAGACAGAGAAGCCCGAGACGAAGTGCCCGTGTTCCGCTATGTGGGAGAACGCAGGAAGCCCAGTGAGAAAGTGTTCGTGTGGGGCTTCAGCTACACCGGAGCGCTCGGCATTCCCAGTTTTGTGGTTCCCGACAGCGGCAGGAAAAAGCCGAGAAAATACCAACTGACCCCTTACCGCCTCGACACGGAGCAAAAG atCTCTTCAGCAGCCTGTGGTTATGGCTTCACATTATTGGCATCGAAAACCAAAGACATCACCAAAGTGTGGGGTATGGGCCTCAACAAAGATTCCCAGCTGGGCTTCCAACGCACCCAACACGACCGGC ATAAAAGTTATGAATATGTCCTGGAGCCATCTGCTGTGTCTCTGCCGCTGGAGAACCCTCAGGAGACACGCGTCCTCCAGGTTTCTTGTGGTCGAGCTCACTCTTTAGTGCTCACAGACTCTGAAGGAG TGTTCAGCATGGGTAATAATGCCTATGGCCAGTGCGGAAGGAAAATTATTGAGGATGAAGTTTACAG TGCCAGCCATGTCGTCCACAAGATAGAGGGATTTGATAGTCGAGTTATTCAG GTGGTGTGTGGGCAGGACCACAGTTTATTTCTGAATGAATCAGGATCTGTGTATGCTTGTGGCTGGGGggcagatggacagacag GTCTCGGCCATCATAACAAGTCTGCGTTACCTGTCCGAGTCGGTGGTGACCTGGAAGGGGTCAGAGTTCAGCAGGTGACCACGTATGGAGATTGCAGCCTGGCCGTGTCCGAAGAAGGTCATGTATTTGGCTGGGGCAACTCAGAGTACCGACAACTCGCCTCCGTCACAGACACCACACAG GTCAGCTCTCCACGTCTGCTTCCTCTGAAAGGAGTAGGTAAGGTGACACAGGCAGCATGTGGAGGAACACAGGTCGCTGTACTCAACG AGGATGGagaagtgtttgtgtggggATATGGAATCCTGGGAAAAGGGCCTAATCTCTCTGAAGCAGAGACCCCAGAGAAAGTGCCGTCGACACTTTTTGGAAAATCTGAATTCAACCCAATGGTTAAAGTGTCTCACATCCGCTGTGGCCTCAACCACTTTGCAGCCATCACAG attGCGGTGAGCTGTTTGTCTGGGGCAAGAACGTGCGAGGATGTCTTGGCATCGGGAAACGGGACGATCAGTATTTTCCATGGCGG GTGACTGTACCAGGTCACGTGGTGGACGTCGCATGTGGCGTGGATCATATGGTTGCGCTGGTCAAGTCTCTCATTTGA
- the ncf1 gene encoding neutrophil cytosol factor 1 isoform X2 translates to MAELYVQHIELLGFEKRFYPSQHYVYMIMVKWSDLSEKLIYRKYPEIHIFHKSLKEMFPIEAGDIDPKDRIIPSLPAPKWLDSQKSAETRQGTLSEYFQTLLNLHPKISHCQLVRDFFKVRPDDESPPAAHLQKRNETFVLSRDRARTTTSEITGPIMLETYRVIADYSKTSKYELNLKAGDLVDIVEKSSNGWWFCQCETQRGWAPASYLEPLDQPEESEEEEPNYAGELYKTTKAYKAVEEDEISLEVGEIVEVIHKLLDGWWVVRKGEETGHYPSMFLWSTGERKEVEAVISPSNRNTPPPRRSTIRNAQSIHAKGRQRISQDTYRRQSRKFLQQRGRLPSQPRKNSKSVAEENPDNAKEAALKEKAKKTPTIPPRPSHELIMERCTENTRKRVSIHAN, encoded by the exons ATGGCAGAACTATATGTGCAACACATAGAGCTTTTGGGCTTTGAGAAAAGGTTTTATCCAAGCCAGCATTAT GTGTACATGATCATGGTGAAATGGAGCGATCTGTCGGAAAAACTGATCTACAGAAAATATCCAGAAATTCATATTTTTCAC AAATCTCTGAAGGAGATGTTCCCAATCGAGGCAGGTGACATCGATCCTAAAGATCGTATAATTCCATCTTTGCCAG CTCCAAAATGGCTCGACAGCCAGAAGTCAGCCGAGACTAGACAAGGGACTCTGTCGGAATACTTTCAAACACTGCTTAACCTGCATCCAAAGATCTCCCACTGTCAGCTAGTCAGAGACTTCTTTAAAGTACGGCCAGATGATGAGAGTCCACCAGCTGCTCACCT ACAAAAACGTAACGAGACCTTTGTCCTGTCCAGGGATAGAGCAAGGACAACCACCTCTG AAATCACAGGTCCAATCATGCTGGAAACCTACAGAGTGATTGCAGATTACAGCAAAACCTCAAAATATGAGCTCAACCTGAAAGCAGGAGATTTAGTGGACATTGTAGAGAAAAGTTCCAATG gtTGGTGGTTCTGCCAGTGTGAAACACAGAGAGGATGGGCTCCAGCCTCCTATCTAGAACCACTAGATCAACCTGAAGAGTCTGAGGAGGAGGAACCCAATTATGCAG GAGAGCTGTACAAAACCACAAAAGCCTACAAAGCAGTGGAGGAAGATGAGATCAGCCTGGAGGTTGGAGAAATCGTTGAGGTCATCCATAAGCTACTGGATGGCTGGTGGGTGGTCAG gaaaggagaggagacaGGGCACTACCCCTCCATGTTCCTTTGGAGTactggagaaagaaaggaagtggaGGCTGTAATTAGCCCTTCCAACAGGAACACTCCACCACCCAGGAG ATCGACTATACGCAACGCCCAGAGCATCCATGCCAAAGGTCGCCAACGAATCAGCCAAGACACATACCGCAGACAGAGTCGCAAATTCTTACAGCAGCGAGGGAGACTCCCGTCCCAGCCGAGGAAAAACTCCAAATCTGTGGCAGAGGAAAATCCAG ACAATGCAAAAGAAGCTGCCCTAAAAGAAAAGGCAAAGAAAACCCCAACCATACCTCCAAGGCCTAGCCATGAGCTCATTATGGAGCGCTGCACGGAGAACACACGCAAGAGAGTCAGCATCCATGCCAACTGA